The Fictibacillus phosphorivorans genomic sequence TTAAGATATCGGGGTTATATGGTTCGTTTAACTTCATCAATAATTTTTTTATCTTTTTCCTTTCTTTCATCAAGAGCACATCCTTTTTATACTGAGCATTGAATTCTTCATACTTACTAAGTAACATCGGGCTTTTAATTACTAACTTTAATGCATTTTTATATGACTCTGAACTATCTACAAAAGTTCGTGGGTTAGTGATAACGACTAATGTTTCAATGGGGATCTTTGGGATTTTGTGCTGTTCTAGCACCTGAGTTAAATGGAAAGATTGTCTTTTTACTTGTTGAATAGGGTCTTCGAAGATTTCTCTTCCTTTACTAGAGGTCCGAATGAGTTGTCCATATTTATCATCAAAGAACAAGTCTCCTGTATAGTTTTTTATCTCTAACAAAATTAGAAATTTCGAAGTTATTATAAGTGTATCAATCTGAAAGAAGAAATCCATATGCTTAATTCGAATGTTTTGGATAATATTCGCCTCTTGTTTTGGTAGATACCGATAAAAATACTGTAGGGACTTTTCGCCATTATGGCCAGCAATATATTTTGCCAGATTTCCTTCCAATTTTGAACGTTCTGGATGACTGCTTTGCAATCTGTTACTGACTGCACCGAGTTTTTGAATGACGTAGGGGGTAAGCGGTTGTTTTTTTATAGAAGAGACCTCCCTTAAACTTATGGACTTAATATAGGAAGTATAGGATGCATAATCTGGTGCTGCAAAAAAGCATTTTCTAAATAACCGAAGCTCAAAATATCAAGAATCAAATAATTACTTAGGGAAATCACATAAAAATTCGCAATCATCACATAAAAAATGGGGATTATCACATAAAAAATGGCATCCATCACATAATTTTATAATCCAGAACTATTAGTACTCCCTACGGAACTATCGCCACCGCCGGTAATGTAGTATAATTCAAATTACTGCTTGAAATAAGCACAAGAACGGTCATG encodes the following:
- a CDS encoding nuclease-related domain-containing protein; its protein translation is MEGNLAKYIAGHNGEKSLQYFYRYLPKQEANIIQNIRIKHMDFFFQIDTLIITSKFLILLEIKNYTGDLFFDDKYGQLIRTSSKGREIFEDPIQQVKRQSFHLTQVLEQHKIPKIPIETLVVITNPRTFVDSSESYKNALKLVIKSPMLLSKYEEFNAQYKKDVLLMKERKKIKKLLMKLNEPYNPDILSYYGIDKSELITGVLCSKCNTQMNRINANWECAACFHTSKTAHVGALRDYALIISTDISNKECKDFLHLSTSMQAYYLLNSLNLPYTGTSKRTRIYHLDSLIT